Proteins from a genomic interval of Gammaproteobacteria bacterium:
- a CDS encoding hypothetical protein (Evidence 5 : Unknown function): MNTLLNLAGGVAQESPSTAIFFPSLVNEEQYPEAFVFPPEEESQTTSLPALRLAGVLQTSLELEQVLRLFSAEITPLVPHDGLTFFPPSKGEHLSLGRRASHSVSYCLTLHDRPIGTLLMYRDRRFVKNEVDTLEDLLRGLLYPLRNSLLYQEAVIAALRDPLTGIGNRAALDLALEREVRLAKRNGIHLSMLVLDVDRFKRVNDTYGHSAGDCVLRTLAHCVSTCVRATDLVARFGGEELAVLLNNTDAQGAYFLAERIRCAVEATQIHYDNHEIQVTVSIGVANLHAGDDGHSLFCRADTALYRAKESGRNRTHYNGSLDESSIISNIMGNA, from the coding sequence ATGAACACGTTACTTAACCTGGCCGGAGGAGTTGCCCAGGAATCACCCTCCACGGCTATTTTTTTCCCATCTCTTGTCAATGAGGAGCAGTATCCGGAGGCGTTCGTTTTTCCACCCGAGGAGGAATCTCAGACCACCAGCCTGCCCGCGCTGCGACTCGCCGGAGTCCTGCAAACCAGCCTGGAACTCGAACAGGTACTCCGTTTGTTTTCGGCTGAAATTACGCCGCTCGTGCCTCATGACGGACTCACATTCTTTCCCCCCAGCAAGGGAGAGCACTTGAGCTTGGGGCGGCGCGCTTCTCATAGCGTAAGTTATTGTCTCACTCTCCATGATCGCCCCATCGGGACATTATTAATGTATCGTGATCGGCGCTTCGTCAAGAATGAAGTTGATACCTTAGAAGATCTGTTGCGGGGTTTGCTGTATCCCTTGCGTAACTCCTTGCTTTACCAGGAGGCCGTCATTGCGGCGCTCCGCGATCCGCTCACCGGGATCGGCAATCGTGCGGCGCTGGATCTAGCTCTGGAGCGAGAAGTACGGCTGGCGAAGCGAAACGGCATTCATTTATCCATGTTGGTCCTGGATGTGGACCGTTTCAAACGCGTAAACGATACCTACGGTCACTCAGCGGGCGATTGTGTGTTGCGGACTTTGGCGCACTGCGTGAGTACTTGTGTCCGTGCCACCGACCTAGTAGCCCGTTTTGGTGGCGAGGAACTGGCGGTTTTGCTGAACAACACTGACGCGCAAGGAGCGTATTTTCTTGCGGAGCGTATCCGCTGCGCGGTTGAGGCTACGCAAATTCATTATGACAACCATGAAATTCAAGTAACCGTGAGCATCGGAGTGGCGAACCTTCATGCCGGAGATGATGGCCACAGCCTGTTCTGCCGCGCCGATACCGCGCTGTACCGGGCAAAAGAGAGTGGTCGCAATCGCACCCATTACAATGGCAGTCTGGATGAATCCTCAATCATTAGTAATATCATGGGAAATGCCTAA
- the trxB gene encoding thioredoxin reductase, translating into MSNSHHSRLIILGSGPAGYTAAIYAARANLNPLLVTGMEQGGQLMSTTEVDNWPGDDAGVQGADLMERMRRHAERFHAKMVFDHIQAADLVSGGPFRLQGDSATYTCDALIVATGASAKWLGLPSEQAFRGRGVSACATCDGFFYRDQPVAVIGGGNTAVEEALYLSNIASHVTLVHRRERLRAEKIMISRLMERVEAGKVSIEWNSKVDEILGDKNGVTGLRIKNRAGSNKDIELQGVFVAIGHFPNAQIFEGQLELRHGYIKVRGGPDGNATATNIPGVFAAGDVADHIYRQAVTSAGSGCMAALDAEKYLDTL; encoded by the coding sequence ATGTCGAATTCCCATCACAGTCGTCTGATTATCCTCGGCTCCGGCCCTGCTGGTTACACTGCCGCGATTTATGCCGCCCGCGCCAATCTTAATCCCCTGCTGGTCACTGGAATGGAACAAGGCGGCCAGCTCATGAGCACCACTGAAGTGGATAATTGGCCCGGCGATGACGCTGGCGTGCAAGGAGCAGACCTCATGGAGCGGATGCGTCGCCACGCTGAACGCTTCCATGCCAAAATGGTGTTTGATCACATTCAAGCCGCCGATTTGGTTAGCGGCGGCCCTTTTCGACTTCAGGGGGATAGCGCGACGTATACCTGCGATGCCCTGATCGTCGCTACCGGAGCCTCAGCCAAGTGGCTGGGCTTGCCCTCCGAGCAGGCGTTTCGTGGCCGGGGCGTATCTGCCTGCGCCACTTGTGACGGTTTTTTCTACCGCGATCAGCCCGTGGCAGTGATTGGCGGCGGCAATACCGCCGTGGAAGAGGCTTTGTATCTTTCCAATATTGCTTCCCATGTTACCCTGGTTCATCGCCGCGAGCGTCTCCGCGCTGAAAAGATCATGATTAGTCGTCTGATGGAACGGGTCGAGGCCGGCAAAGTTAGTATCGAATGGAACAGCAAGGTGGACGAAATTCTTGGTGACAAAAATGGAGTCACTGGGTTACGAATCAAAAACCGTGCGGGTTCCAACAAGGACATCGAACTTCAGGGGGTATTCGTCGCCATTGGCCACTTCCCCAACGCCCAGATTTTTGAAGGTCAACTGGAACTGCGTCATGGCTATATCAAGGTTCGGGGTGGACCCGATGGCAATGCTACCGCGACCAATATCCCCGGAGTTTTTGCTGCCGGCGATGTCGCCGATCATATTTATCGTCAAGCCGTGACCTCGGCGGGATCTGGCTGCATGGCCGCCCTGGATGCGGAAAAATACTTGGACACCCTATAA
- a CDS encoding conserved hypothetical protein (Evidence 4 : Unknown function but conserved in other organisms) has product MSRKFHDWGYIFTDWSFAVTDFTSVHPRLISPENSRFTAVLGHRLACAKSSLGGLYRSTRITSGPTARSNFTLTTARRVLRDLPGLLNTTPTLAMTSDYREFNGETTEHTAVAPSAPFHYATGLRGRPPSLESFDDNNFVVYR; this is encoded by the coding sequence ATGTCTCGCAAATTCCACGATTGGGGATACATTTTCACCGATTGGAGTTTCGCCGTGACTGATTTTACCTCGGTCCATCCTCGGCTCATCAGTCCAGAGAATTCGCGATTCACAGCGGTCCTCGGTCATCGACTAGCTTGTGCTAAATCGAGCCTCGGTGGCTTGTACCGCTCCACGCGCATAACGTCCGGGCCTACCGCCCGTAGCAACTTTACGTTGACAACCGCCCGGCGGGTTTTACGTGATCTTCCGGGTCTTCTTAACACAACCCCTACCCTAGCCATGACCTCAGACTATCGCGAATTCAACGGCGAAACCACCGAGCACACTGCCGTGGCGCCCTCTGCTCCGTTTCACTACGCAACCGGGCTGCGGGGTCGTCCTCCATCCTTGGAGTCCTTCGATGATAATAATTTTGTAGTATATAGATAA
- a CDS encoding Uma2 family endonuclease, protein MLEEKIMSTTTTGISRTATYPESLRARNKKEIIYPDSDGKPMADNTKQFEIIVTLHTGISGMFAGRPDVFVAGDLLWYPVEGNNTLRMAPDVMVAFGRPPGHRGSYRQWCENNIAPQVVFEIMSPGNRAKEMSRKFHFYEKYGVEEYYIHDPDRGRLDGWLRQSNQLEKIPEMEGWTSPRLGIRFHLDDNDLVVYRPDGNYFETAIVKDQKILLERHRAQKAEQRAEAERQRAEAERQRAETEYQRAEAERQRVQRLADQLRALGINPDNS, encoded by the coding sequence ATGCTTGAGGAAAAAATAATGTCAACAACCACAACCGGAATTTCCAGGACGGCAACGTACCCTGAGTCGCTTCGAGCACGGAACAAAAAAGAAATCATCTATCCCGATAGCGATGGAAAACCAATGGCCGACAATACTAAACAGTTCGAGATTATTGTTACTCTTCACACCGGCATAAGTGGGATGTTCGCTGGAAGACCCGATGTTTTTGTTGCGGGTGATTTACTGTGGTATCCGGTGGAGGGAAACAATACCCTACGAATGGCACCCGACGTGATGGTGGCGTTTGGTCGTCCGCCGGGGCATCGTGGTTCCTATCGGCAATGGTGTGAAAATAATATCGCCCCGCAGGTAGTCTTCGAGATCATGTCACCTGGCAATCGAGCCAAGGAAATGTCTCGCAAGTTTCATTTTTATGAAAAATATGGGGTCGAGGAATACTATATTCATGATCCGGATCGCGGGAGGCTCGATGGCTGGCTGCGTCAATCCAACCAGCTAGAAAAAATACCCGAAATGGAAGGCTGGACAAGTCCACGATTGGGGATACGTTTTCATCTGGATGATAATGATCTTGTGGTATATAGGCCCGATGGAAATTATTTTGAAACGGCGATTGTCAAGGATCAAAAAATTCTCCTGGAACGTCATCGCGCCCAAAAAGCCGAGCAACGTGCCGAGGCGGAGCGCCAACGTGCCGAGGCAGAGCGTCAACGCGCTGAAACTGAATATCAACGTGCCGAGGCAGAGCGTCAACGTGTTCAACGATTGGCCGATCAATTACGGGCATTGGGAATCAATCCAGATAATTCATAA